The following proteins are encoded in a genomic region of Ananas comosus cultivar F153 linkage group 25, ASM154086v1, whole genome shotgun sequence:
- the LOC109703653 gene encoding probable serine/threonine-protein kinase At5g41260 isoform X3, translating to MARSAAVLDSLLQEEAKAVGQLRSHRLANLLGCCCEGDERLLVAEYMPNNTLAKHLFHWDTRPMKWSMRLRVLVHLAEALQYCNRKGRALYHDLNAHRVLFDDECNPRLSSFGLMKSSRDGKSYSTNLAFTPPEYMKSGRVTPESVIYSFGTLLVDVLSGKHVPPSHALDLIRNCNFAMLIDSFVQGQFSNEEGSKLVCLASKCLKYEQRERPNARSLVHALTRLQKDLEEPSYVLMDMPRGCGSSCEVLNLSPLGEACSRSDLTAIHAILEKIGYKEDDGITNEPSFQMWTDQMQESMNSKKKGDTAFRRKDFDTAIESYSQCIEVASMSSPTIYARRCLSYLMTEKPHLALKDAMQALVVSPTWPTAFYLQAAALFMIGIEDEAHESLKDGSSLETKMNGEH from the exons ATGGCCCGATCCGCGGCAGTTCTTG ACTCTCTGCTTCAGGAAGAAGCAAAAGCTGTCGGTCAGCTTCGGAGCCATAGATTGGCGAATTTGCTCGGATGTTGCTGCGAAGGTGATGAGAGGCTACTCGTGGCAGAATATATGCCCAATAACACTCTTGCAAAGCACCTTTTTCATT GGGATACGAGACCAATGAAATGGTCGATGAGGTTAAGGGTGTTGGTGCATCTAGCTGAGGCATTACAATATTGCAATCGAAAGGGGCGTGCGCTCTATCACGATCTTAATGCTCATAGAGTCTTATTCGATGAC GAATGTAATCCGAGGCTTTCGAGTTTTGGCCTGATGAAGAGCAGTCGGGACGGCAAAAGTTATAGCACAAATTTGGCATTCACACCGCCCGAATATATGAAGAGTG GAAGAGTTACACCTGAAAGTGTCATCTATAGCTTTGGCACATTGTTGGTGGATGTTCTAAGTGGAAAGCATGTTCCTCCTAGTCAT GCTCTCGACTTGATACGAAATTGCAATTTTGCTATGCTGATAGACTCGTTCGTACAAGGGCAATTTTCAAATGAGGAAGGATCAAAGCTCGTCTGCTTAGCTTCGAAGTGTCTAAAATACGAACAACGAGAGCGGCCGAACGCAAGATCGTTGGTGCATGCTCTAACTCGACTTCAGAAGGACCTGGAG GAACCTTCATATGTTTTAATGGATATGCCCCGCGGATGTGGATCTTCGTGTGAGGTGCTGAATCTTTCTCCGCTCGGCGAAGCTTGTTCGAGAAGCGATTTGACGGCTATACATGCGATTCTAGAGAAGATTGGTTACAAGGAAGACGACGGGATTACAAATGAG CCGTCGTTCCAAATGTGGACCGATCAAATGCAAGAATCAATGAACTCGAAGAAGAAGGGCGACACAGCGTTTCGGCGCAAGGATTTCGACACTGCAATTGAGAGCTACTCTCAG TGTATTGAAGTTGCGAGTATGTCTTCTCCAACTATTTATGCGCGGCGATGCTTATCATACTTGATGACCGAAAAGCCGCATCTGGCTCTTAAAGATGCAATGCAGGCACTAGTCGTATCTCCGACGTGGCCCACTGCATTTTATCTCCAGGCCGCCGCCCTCTTCATGATAGGAATCGAAGACGAGGCTCATGAATCACTTAAAGATGGCTCATCCCTGGAAACGAAGATGAACGGAGAACACTGA
- the LOC109703653 gene encoding probable serine/threonine-protein kinase At5g41260 isoform X2, with amino-acid sequence MGSRPSKARFCCWGLQFNRAVLEAPGAESEEENGELYELQPFQEFSFEQLRLATLGFNAANIVSEQGEKAPNVVYKGRLDAQRRIAVKQFTRSAWPDPRQFLEEAKAVGQLRSHRLANLLGCCCEGDERLLVAEYMPNNTLAKHLFHWDTRPMKWSMRLRVLVHLAEALQYCNRKGRALYHDLNAHRVLFDDECNPRLSSFGLMKSSRDGKSYSTNLAFTPPEYMKSGRVTPESVIYSFGTLLVDVLSGKHVPPSHALDLIRNCNFAMLIDSFVQGQFSNEEGSKLVCLASKCLKYEQRERPNARSLVHALTRLQKDLEEPSYVLMDMPRGCGSSCEVLNLSPLGEACSRSDLTAIHAILEKIGYKEDDGITNEPSFQMWTDQMQESMNSKKKGDTAFRRKDFDTAIESYSQCIEVASMSSPTIYARRCLSYLMTEKPHLALKDAMQALVVSPTWPTAFYLQAAALFMIGIEDEAHESLKDGSSLETKMNGEH; translated from the exons ATGGGTTCTCGGCCGTCGAAGGCCCGTTTTTGCTGTTGGGGGCTGCAGTTCAACAGGGCGGTTCTCGAAGCTCCTGGTGCAG AGAGCGAGGAGGAGAACGGTGAGCTGTATGAGCTGCAGCCGTTCCAGGAGTTCTCTTTCGAGCAGCTCAGATTGGCTACTTTGGGTTTCAATGCCGCGAACATCGTCTCAGAGCAAGGAGAGAAGGCTCCGAATGTCGTATACAAGGGGAGATTGGATGCGCAAAGGCGGATCGCAGTGAAGCAGTTTACTCGATCGGCATGGCCCGATCCGCGGCAGTTCTTG GAAGAAGCAAAAGCTGTCGGTCAGCTTCGGAGCCATAGATTGGCGAATTTGCTCGGATGTTGCTGCGAAGGTGATGAGAGGCTACTCGTGGCAGAATATATGCCCAATAACACTCTTGCAAAGCACCTTTTTCATT GGGATACGAGACCAATGAAATGGTCGATGAGGTTAAGGGTGTTGGTGCATCTAGCTGAGGCATTACAATATTGCAATCGAAAGGGGCGTGCGCTCTATCACGATCTTAATGCTCATAGAGTCTTATTCGATGAC GAATGTAATCCGAGGCTTTCGAGTTTTGGCCTGATGAAGAGCAGTCGGGACGGCAAAAGTTATAGCACAAATTTGGCATTCACACCGCCCGAATATATGAAGAGTG GAAGAGTTACACCTGAAAGTGTCATCTATAGCTTTGGCACATTGTTGGTGGATGTTCTAAGTGGAAAGCATGTTCCTCCTAGTCAT GCTCTCGACTTGATACGAAATTGCAATTTTGCTATGCTGATAGACTCGTTCGTACAAGGGCAATTTTCAAATGAGGAAGGATCAAAGCTCGTCTGCTTAGCTTCGAAGTGTCTAAAATACGAACAACGAGAGCGGCCGAACGCAAGATCGTTGGTGCATGCTCTAACTCGACTTCAGAAGGACCTGGAG GAACCTTCATATGTTTTAATGGATATGCCCCGCGGATGTGGATCTTCGTGTGAGGTGCTGAATCTTTCTCCGCTCGGCGAAGCTTGTTCGAGAAGCGATTTGACGGCTATACATGCGATTCTAGAGAAGATTGGTTACAAGGAAGACGACGGGATTACAAATGAG CCGTCGTTCCAAATGTGGACCGATCAAATGCAAGAATCAATGAACTCGAAGAAGAAGGGCGACACAGCGTTTCGGCGCAAGGATTTCGACACTGCAATTGAGAGCTACTCTCAG TGTATTGAAGTTGCGAGTATGTCTTCTCCAACTATTTATGCGCGGCGATGCTTATCATACTTGATGACCGAAAAGCCGCATCTGGCTCTTAAAGATGCAATGCAGGCACTAGTCGTATCTCCGACGTGGCCCACTGCATTTTATCTCCAGGCCGCCGCCCTCTTCATGATAGGAATCGAAGACGAGGCTCATGAATCACTTAAAGATGGCTCATCCCTGGAAACGAAGATGAACGGAGAACACTGA
- the LOC109703654 gene encoding uncharacterized protein LOC109703654 codes for MSTYLCSTDHRTRPQAERRRHSCKMPVDPRTDKLIRRTAMVGSATAAYFLLASDYAPIPNALDPIKKAIESARFSVKSFMFGSDKDAREDEKENSKFTNSPKKHNSSAE; via the exons atGTCGACTTACTTATGCAGTACGGATCATCGAACACGGCCACAAGCGGAGCGACGTCGACACTCGTGTAAAATGCCGGTGGATCCGAGAACCGACAAGCTGATACGGCGCACCGCCATGGTGGGCTCCGCCACCGCCGCGTActtcctcctcgcctccgactaCGCCCCCATCCCCAACGCCCTCGACCCC ATAAAAAAAGCTATAGAATCGGCGCGGTTCTCTGTTAAGAGCtttatgtttggttcagataaGGACGCTCGAGAGGATGAGAAGGAAAATTCAAAGTTCACTAATAGCCCGAAAAAGCATAACAGCTCTGCAGAGTAA
- the LOC109703653 gene encoding probable serine/threonine-protein kinase At5g41260 isoform X1 yields the protein MGSRPSKARFCCWGLQFNRAVLEAPGAAESEEENGELYELQPFQEFSFEQLRLATLGFNAANIVSEQGEKAPNVVYKGRLDAQRRIAVKQFTRSAWPDPRQFLEEAKAVGQLRSHRLANLLGCCCEGDERLLVAEYMPNNTLAKHLFHWDTRPMKWSMRLRVLVHLAEALQYCNRKGRALYHDLNAHRVLFDDECNPRLSSFGLMKSSRDGKSYSTNLAFTPPEYMKSGRVTPESVIYSFGTLLVDVLSGKHVPPSHALDLIRNCNFAMLIDSFVQGQFSNEEGSKLVCLASKCLKYEQRERPNARSLVHALTRLQKDLEEPSYVLMDMPRGCGSSCEVLNLSPLGEACSRSDLTAIHAILEKIGYKEDDGITNEPSFQMWTDQMQESMNSKKKGDTAFRRKDFDTAIESYSQCIEVASMSSPTIYARRCLSYLMTEKPHLALKDAMQALVVSPTWPTAFYLQAAALFMIGIEDEAHESLKDGSSLETKMNGEH from the exons ATGGGTTCTCGGCCGTCGAAGGCCCGTTTTTGCTGTTGGGGGCTGCAGTTCAACAGGGCGGTTCTCGAAGCTCCTGGTGCAG CAGAGAGCGAGGAGGAGAACGGTGAGCTGTATGAGCTGCAGCCGTTCCAGGAGTTCTCTTTCGAGCAGCTCAGATTGGCTACTTTGGGTTTCAATGCCGCGAACATCGTCTCAGAGCAAGGAGAGAAGGCTCCGAATGTCGTATACAAGGGGAGATTGGATGCGCAAAGGCGGATCGCAGTGAAGCAGTTTACTCGATCGGCATGGCCCGATCCGCGGCAGTTCTTG GAAGAAGCAAAAGCTGTCGGTCAGCTTCGGAGCCATAGATTGGCGAATTTGCTCGGATGTTGCTGCGAAGGTGATGAGAGGCTACTCGTGGCAGAATATATGCCCAATAACACTCTTGCAAAGCACCTTTTTCATT GGGATACGAGACCAATGAAATGGTCGATGAGGTTAAGGGTGTTGGTGCATCTAGCTGAGGCATTACAATATTGCAATCGAAAGGGGCGTGCGCTCTATCACGATCTTAATGCTCATAGAGTCTTATTCGATGAC GAATGTAATCCGAGGCTTTCGAGTTTTGGCCTGATGAAGAGCAGTCGGGACGGCAAAAGTTATAGCACAAATTTGGCATTCACACCGCCCGAATATATGAAGAGTG GAAGAGTTACACCTGAAAGTGTCATCTATAGCTTTGGCACATTGTTGGTGGATGTTCTAAGTGGAAAGCATGTTCCTCCTAGTCAT GCTCTCGACTTGATACGAAATTGCAATTTTGCTATGCTGATAGACTCGTTCGTACAAGGGCAATTTTCAAATGAGGAAGGATCAAAGCTCGTCTGCTTAGCTTCGAAGTGTCTAAAATACGAACAACGAGAGCGGCCGAACGCAAGATCGTTGGTGCATGCTCTAACTCGACTTCAGAAGGACCTGGAG GAACCTTCATATGTTTTAATGGATATGCCCCGCGGATGTGGATCTTCGTGTGAGGTGCTGAATCTTTCTCCGCTCGGCGAAGCTTGTTCGAGAAGCGATTTGACGGCTATACATGCGATTCTAGAGAAGATTGGTTACAAGGAAGACGACGGGATTACAAATGAG CCGTCGTTCCAAATGTGGACCGATCAAATGCAAGAATCAATGAACTCGAAGAAGAAGGGCGACACAGCGTTTCGGCGCAAGGATTTCGACACTGCAATTGAGAGCTACTCTCAG TGTATTGAAGTTGCGAGTATGTCTTCTCCAACTATTTATGCGCGGCGATGCTTATCATACTTGATGACCGAAAAGCCGCATCTGGCTCTTAAAGATGCAATGCAGGCACTAGTCGTATCTCCGACGTGGCCCACTGCATTTTATCTCCAGGCCGCCGCCCTCTTCATGATAGGAATCGAAGACGAGGCTCATGAATCACTTAAAGATGGCTCATCCCTGGAAACGAAGATGAACGGAGAACACTGA